A genomic region of Dactylococcopsis salina PCC 8305 contains the following coding sequences:
- a CDS encoding type II toxin-antitoxin system PemK/MazF family toxin, translating into MTSFPQFPRQGEVYLSKALRQSGDTKKRPVVVVSIDLRNQYSSTVLVVPFSSDIASASSNPCRPLVRKGEGGLEADSIAMCDLITTIAKRYLEPSPYGIISQDSLSKIQTAIKIAVGLF; encoded by the coding sequence ATGACCTCCTTTCCCCAATTCCCCCGTCAAGGCGAAGTCTATTTAAGTAAAGCGCTACGCCAGTCTGGAGATACCAAAAAGCGCCCTGTGGTGGTGGTTTCTATTGATCTCCGCAATCAGTACAGTTCTACTGTGTTGGTTGTTCCGTTTTCTTCCGATATTGCTTCTGCTAGTAGCAACCCCTGTCGTCCACTGGTAAGAAAAGGAGAAGGAGGATTAGAAGCTGATTCAATCGCCATGTGCGACCTGATTACAACAATTGCTAAACGTTATCTGGAACCAAGTCCCTATGGAATCATTAGCCAAGATTCTCTAAGCAAAATACAAACTGCAATCAAAATTGCGGTCGGATTATTCTGA
- a CDS encoding Ig-like domain-containing protein, which produces MKSQEIDSLLEDLLFYTNQRLIEFAQSDEFNSVLAVSFGAEDDTTTMETLQETLLSGGFFNGIEVAVLPSETLQGALGAYAATTNTIYLSQGLLESSLEAATAVLLEETGHAIDAALNLTDSLGDEGAIFASLLQGEGLRDELREEDDRATLNLDGELVTVEQAEFEVTTAEDIPVDGSLRGAIVRANAIPGTDTITFDGSLAGETILLNEALSITDSLIIEASETGGMTIDAQGNSRVFLIDDGNSENAIQVSMDGLTITGGNTEDNGAGIWNRETLNLTNTTISGNSASGYGGGIHNRSSTVNLTNSTISGNSASYGVGIYNTGDTGTVNLTNSIIANSTGGGDVYNSYYSGVNTYGTNIVEDGSVRGAINLDPNLSPLQDNGGGTLTHIPLEGSLAIDLGDNSVLPADTQDIDGDGDVEEPLPFDQRGLNRVIGDAVDLGAVETGNNGGSGNQAPVAEDDTASTGSNTALNQNVLSNDSDAEGDSLTVSAVNGEESNVGSELTLASGALLTLNADGSFEYDPNNAFDNLAEGETTTDRFSYTVSDGNDGTDTANVAIDITGVPVPSFNLDVDNNGVADPFTDGLTIFRFLGGLNPETYELASDADRSVTAVQEFLFGGETFLDVDNNGVADPFTDGLTIFRFLGGLNPETYELASDADRSVAEIQEFLQPFLDAV; this is translated from the coding sequence GTGAAATCTCAAGAAATAGACAGTTTACTGGAAGATTTGCTTTTTTACACTAACCAACGGTTGATTGAGTTTGCTCAAAGTGACGAGTTTAACTCGGTGTTAGCGGTTAGTTTTGGTGCTGAGGATGACACAACCACGATGGAAACGTTACAAGAAACTCTCCTCAGTGGAGGGTTTTTTAATGGGATTGAAGTGGCAGTTTTGCCCAGTGAGACGTTACAGGGGGCGTTAGGGGCTTATGCAGCGACAACTAACACCATTTATCTGTCTCAAGGGTTGTTAGAATCTTCTCTGGAAGCAGCAACGGCGGTGTTGTTAGAGGAAACTGGACACGCTATTGATGCGGCATTAAATTTAACCGATAGCCTTGGAGATGAAGGCGCGATCTTTGCCTCTCTACTGCAAGGAGAAGGGCTAAGGGATGAGTTGCGAGAAGAAGATGATCGCGCTACATTGAACCTCGACGGCGAACTGGTTACGGTAGAACAAGCAGAATTTGAAGTTACGACCGCAGAAGACATACCTGTTGATGGTAGTTTAAGAGGAGCAATTGTTCGAGCCAATGCCATACCAGGAACAGATACCATTACCTTTGATGGTAGCCTAGCAGGTGAAACCATTCTTCTCAATGAGGCACTAAGTATTACTGATTCCTTAATCATTGAAGCCTCAGAGACAGGAGGAATGACCATTGATGCTCAAGGGAATAGTCGCGTTTTTTTAATTGATGATGGAAACTCCGAAAATGCCATTCAAGTTAGCATGGATGGCTTAACAATTACCGGCGGTAATACAGAAGACAACGGCGCTGGTATCTGGAACCGTGAAACTCTAAACTTAACTAATACAACCATCTCTGGCAATTCCGCTTCTGGTTATGGAGGGGGAATTCATAACAGAAGTTCAACTGTAAACTTAACCAACAGCACCATCTCTGGCAATTCCGCTTCTTATGGAGTGGGAATTTACAACACAGGAGACACAGGAACTGTAAACCTAACCAATAGTATTATTGCTAATAGCACCGGTGGAGGAGATGTCTACAACTCTTATTATTCGGGCGTAAATACTTATGGTACAAATATTGTCGAAGATGGTAGTGTTCGCGGTGCTATCAATCTCGACCCTAACCTTTCTCCTTTACAAGATAATGGTGGCGGTACTCTCACCCACATTCCCCTAGAAGGCAGTTTAGCCATTGACTTGGGCGATAATAGCGTTCTTCCTGCCGACACTCAAGACATAGACGGGGATGGCGATGTTGAAGAACCCCTTCCCTTTGACCAGCGAGGCTTAAACCGTGTTATTGGCGATGCCGTTGACTTAGGGGCAGTAGAGACGGGTAACAATGGCGGTAGTGGCAATCAAGCCCCCGTTGCTGAAGATGATACCGCAAGCACTGGGTCGAATACCGCTTTAAATCAAAACGTTCTCAGCAATGACAGCGATGCTGAGGGAGATTCCCTCACTGTCAGCGCCGTTAATGGCGAAGAAAGTAATGTCGGCAGCGAATTAACACTGGCTTCTGGGGCGCTGTTAACCCTTAACGCTGATGGTAGCTTTGAATATGACCCTAATAACGCCTTTGACAACCTCGCCGAAGGAGAAACCACCACCGATCGCTTTAGTTATACCGTCTCCGATGGCAATGATGGCACTGACACCGCTAATGTTGCCATTGATATCACAGGCGTTCCCGTTCCCAGTTTTAACCTTGATGTTGACAACAATGGCGTGGCTGATCCCTTTACCGATGGTCTGACCATTTTCCGATTTTTAGGCGGGCTGAATCCCGAAACTTACGAACTCGCCAGTGATGCCGATCGCAGCGTGACGGCAGTACAAGAGTTTCTCTTTGGCGGTGAAACCTTCTTGGATGTTGATAACAATGGCGTGGCTGATCCCTTTACCGATGGTCTGACCATTTTCCGATTTTTAGGCGGGCTGAATCCCGAAACTTATGAACTCGCTAGTGATGCTGATCGCAGCGTTGCGGAAATACAAGAATTTTTACAGCCCTTCCTAGATGCGGTGTAA
- a CDS encoding pre-peptidase C-terminal domain-containing protein — protein MAQQIITTEELLSVISGQDLATIVVEYSTEDPLNSPARGLGFKLHYDSSQLQFEDFSDVFTFGAQPQDFTQLAPQDDRNDLDNNPQTDQVISFLYADPDVFSNPSATLDWPLADNNIDSLPVSLFAVNFDSSNLETETVVNFTLSQVQEGFDNQRNEILSTTTVVPDNSNQPRQLVIPELTTPTVQANQDFEVNLAYEIENLNPEITARGLNFRLHYNSEQVAFQELTTVFDFGGQGLEETQDQEDTQDFDGDSSTDRILTFLYSDPQIFSNPNAELNWPLNESNTTAEDLPLDLVTVNFEALGRFDRSTLNLTLAQVQEGFDNQRNEILSTTTIIPDNSNQPRQLVIPELTTPTVQANQDFEVNLAYDIENLNPEITARGLNFRLHYNSEQVAFQELTTVFDFGGQGLEETQDQEDTQDFDGDSSTDRILTFLYSDPQIFSNPNAELNWPLNESNTTAEDLPLDLVTVNFEALGRFDRSTLNLTLAQVQEGFDNQRNELVNSLEIEAVLGNPPIVENFLDNITLTQGELPDPINLFDTFEDTEDDDANLTYTVVENTNSELVETALDTESGELNLIPATAAGSSEITIEATDSQGLRVRETFTLTINRQNGKPSINAPLNEITLTQGENLDPINLFDTFQDDQDTDEELKLTANSSNKNLVRTALDSNTGRLFLQFPSTRTGSSEITVSAVDSSGLTTTETFTVTVNPSGEAISLEENNDTLETASTPQLSPDTPNLNLAGEIGDNNFGDQDIDLYRLELQKGDQLTADINTDDNSSFDSFLRLFDSFGQEVERNDDSQQGENDSLLEFSADTSQTYYIGVSGFGNDQYNPNLENSGSKGDTGSYNLALTLTSTASETPNDTISQAIATSALIQENGQFQQPGFLGDNSTLNNPNLDVDFYEIQLTQGETATIDIDTTENSPLNPILRIFNATGGNVPNGFNDNAKAPGEQLGNDPYLEFTAPFSGSYYVGVSDQANDLYSPYNPESGQSPGATGAYAINITQDVSREDSPPEASPNDTLDTATALLVGDEIQGNIGDRTEFVTVPGLDVDVYTLTLEADQAIRINLNRTSQLDPILRFFNSEGEEIAFNDDIGSSDNALLELTIPETGDYYIGVSGFGNENYDVTTAGSGKSFASTGSYQLIISDQQPEILEAGEEEENDTLDTATATSLTADSLGSLKQTNAIGNNPNLEEAGLDVDIFQVELDTNTRLTAEINTENFNSEFDSLLRVFNSEGEQLDFNDDESSDSLDSQLEFIPTVAGTYYVGVSGLGNENYNPKTVSSGNAGRIGDYEIELRLNEVTPQENPTNETPETASQVNLTNNRFSTNGVIGDNTNVEVDRDFYEIDLEQGSILNIRVNGDNLESFVRLFNSKDEEIPLEYEAGDFPHPSLNLTIPEDDTYFLQISAFDNNEDGIPDDSIGDYRLNLAVAPPPLAAQPPVEEIRPTANNDRFRAASQRTAIFNVLGNDSANDDQGFLEITDFTATTEKGGTVELDNQSRLRYTPNPDFGGVDTFTYTVANESGGFDQGTVEVNVNRPPEGASVQVELDVRSVPGKEDQLNDGLQIGEEFIVDVRFLDRVNSENPSQAVRSGYADLRFNPNQSQVVTDTDIDNDQITDGIIRYPEYPGGRKGTVRNAEGLVDEVGGFSISQDPPEAENRIFSLHLQAIGGGNTALFASEAGQQIGSAITLFDTFITDQRNQTNFPEIDIATVTNSETVESAFPVNLANNNVIEQGEISGVQGIIEAMQVNIDFQDLAGNSLEDVAVGEEFKIVLSAEDLRPDGQQLGVFSVFADVFYDTVLIDVTEAELVGDFASPVLELPTAVEQGSGEGLIDELGGTKENFNPVRSGSQTFAELTVTAKAPGQLDVSTNAPEGKTAKNTLFGVDVEVTEGTVYSEKRLDILGETEEGNPDLVITEFDAVVDHVLGGETEVNLTVENQGDGTSPGFQVEILYYTADDLGELEEEEPMVVKTLAFEELTESRSETAAVSLPVEVMLAEALEDDPSVFGETVPDEGFFESNNIDYLGVRLVNSESSGETTEEFTNNGVDGTEGVNVDDIAYFPWDVVNNNGDGVIAGEEDDLISDRQVTPVDANFVFENIGEVITDEVVESQQVGTEGLDLSRIDLDLDGAISPVDAVRVGNRVNYQLNSAINDDVVG, from the coding sequence ATGGCACAACAAATTATTACAACCGAAGAATTATTATCTGTTATCAGTGGTCAAGACTTAGCGACAATTGTTGTTGAATATAGCACAGAAGACCCACTCAATTCTCCAGCGAGAGGTTTAGGTTTCAAACTTCATTATGATTCAAGTCAGTTACAATTTGAAGACTTTAGCGATGTGTTTACTTTTGGCGCACAACCACAAGATTTTACACAATTAGCCCCTCAAGATGATAGAAATGATTTAGATAATAATCCGCAAACGGATCAAGTAATTAGCTTTCTTTATGCTGATCCCGATGTTTTTAGTAATCCTAGCGCCACTTTAGATTGGCCCCTAGCAGACAACAATATCGACAGTTTACCTGTTTCTCTTTTTGCGGTAAATTTCGATAGTAGTAATCTGGAAACAGAAACAGTTGTTAATTTTACCCTCTCCCAAGTTCAAGAGGGATTTGATAATCAAAGGAATGAAATCCTTTCTACAACCACTGTTGTTCCTGATAATTCTAACCAACCACGACAATTAGTGATTCCTGAATTAACAACGCCAACGGTTCAAGCTAATCAAGATTTTGAGGTTAATCTAGCCTACGAGATTGAAAACCTGAATCCAGAGATTACCGCAAGAGGATTAAATTTTAGACTTCATTATAATTCAGAACAAGTAGCGTTTCAGGAACTAACAACTGTTTTCGATTTTGGAGGACAAGGATTAGAAGAAACTCAAGATCAAGAAGATACGCAAGATTTTGATGGTGACAGCAGCACTGATCGAATTTTGACTTTTTTGTATTCTGATCCACAAATCTTTTCTAATCCTAATGCTGAATTAAATTGGCCCCTCAATGAATCTAATACCACTGCTGAAGATTTACCGTTAGATTTAGTTACTGTTAATTTTGAAGCCTTGGGACGTTTCGATCGATCAACGCTTAATCTCACTTTAGCCCAAGTTCAAGAGGGATTTGATAATCAAAGGAATGAAATCCTTTCTACAACCACTATTATTCCTGATAATTCTAATCAACCACGACAATTAGTGATTCCTGAATTAACAACGCCAACGGTTCAAGCTAATCAAGATTTTGAGGTTAATTTAGCCTACGATATTGAAAACTTGAATCCAGAGATTACCGCAAGAGGATTAAATTTTAGACTTCATTATAATTCAGAACAAGTAGCGTTTCAGGAACTAACAACTGTTTTCGATTTTGGAGGACAAGGATTAGAAGAAACTCAAGATCAAGAAGATACACAAGATTTTGATGGCGACAGTAGCACCGATCGAATTTTGACTTTTTTGTATTCTGATCCACAAATCTTTTCTAATCCTAATGCTGAATTAAATTGGCCCCTCAATGAATCTAATACCACTGCTGAAGATTTACCGTTAGATTTAGTCACTGTTAATTTTGAAGCCTTGGGACGTTTCGATCGATCAACGCTTAATCTCACTTTAGCCCAAGTTCAAGAGGGATTTGATAACCAAAGGAATGAGTTAGTTAATTCTCTAGAAATAGAAGCAGTGCTTGGAAATCCTCCAATTGTAGAAAATTTCCTTGATAACATAACTCTCACTCAAGGAGAACTCCCCGACCCCATCAATCTTTTTGACACCTTTGAAGACACCGAAGATGATGATGCTAATCTTACCTATACAGTCGTTGAAAACACCAATTCTGAGTTAGTAGAAACAGCCCTCGACACGGAAAGCGGTGAACTCAACTTGATTCCTGCGACGGCTGCAGGTAGTAGTGAGATTACGATCGAAGCGACAGATAGTCAAGGGTTAAGAGTTAGAGAAACATTCACCCTGACCATTAACCGACAAAATGGGAAACCAAGCATTAACGCACCTCTAAATGAAATCACCCTGACTCAAGGAGAAAACCTTGATCCGATTAACCTGTTCGACACCTTCCAAGATGACCAAGATACAGACGAAGAACTCAAATTAACCGCAAACAGTAGCAATAAAAATCTGGTTCGCACCGCCTTAGACTCCAATACAGGAAGGCTATTCCTGCAATTCCCCTCCACACGCACTGGAAGCAGTGAAATCACCGTCAGCGCTGTTGATAGCAGTGGACTCACCACCACCGAAACCTTTACCGTTACCGTTAACCCCAGTGGCGAAGCCATCAGCCTCGAAGAAAATAACGACACCTTAGAAACCGCCAGCACCCCTCAACTCAGCCCCGACACCCCCAACCTCAACCTCGCTGGCGAAATTGGCGACAACAATTTCGGTGATCAAGATATCGACCTTTATCGCCTCGAACTGCAAAAAGGCGACCAACTCACCGCCGACATCAACACTGATGATAACTCCTCCTTCGACTCCTTTTTAAGACTCTTCGACAGCTTCGGACAAGAAGTAGAACGCAACGACGACAGCCAACAAGGGGAAAACGACTCCCTATTAGAATTTAGTGCTGACACCTCACAAACCTACTATATTGGAGTCAGTGGCTTTGGTAACGACCAATACAACCCCAACTTAGAAAACTCTGGTAGTAAAGGAGACACTGGCAGTTATAACCTCGCCCTCACCCTCACCAGTACCGCCAGCGAAACCCCCAACGATACCATTTCCCAAGCGATCGCCACCAGCGCCTTGATTCAAGAAAACGGGCAATTTCAACAACCTGGCTTCCTCGGCGACAACAGCACCCTTAATAACCCCAACCTCGACGTTGACTTTTACGAAATCCAACTGACTCAAGGGGAAACCGCCACCATCGACATCGACACCACAGAAAACAGTCCCCTCAATCCCATCCTACGCATCTTCAACGCCACTGGTGGTAACGTTCCCAACGGCTTCAACGATAACGCCAAAGCCCCAGGTGAACAATTAGGAAATGACCCCTATCTCGAATTTACCGCCCCCTTTAGCGGCTCCTATTATGTCGGAGTCAGCGACCAAGCCAACGACCTGTATAGCCCCTACAACCCCGAAAGTGGACAAAGTCCAGGGGCAACAGGCGCGTATGCAATCAACATTACGCAAGATGTTTCCCGTGAAGATAGTCCCCCCGAAGCCTCTCCCAACGACACCCTCGACACCGCCACCGCCTTGTTAGTGGGAGATGAAATTCAAGGGAATATTGGCGATAGAACGGAATTTGTCACCGTTCCAGGATTAGATGTTGACGTTTACACCCTCACCCTCGAAGCTGACCAAGCCATCAGAATTAACCTCAATCGCACCTCACAGTTAGACCCCATCTTACGCTTCTTTAACTCCGAGGGAGAAGAAATTGCCTTCAATGACGACATCGGTAGCAGTGACAACGCCCTCTTAGAACTCACCATTCCCGAAACAGGAGACTACTACATCGGAGTCAGTGGCTTTGGTAACGAAAACTATGATGTCACCACAGCAGGCAGCGGTAAATCATTCGCCAGTACCGGCAGCTATCAACTCATTATCAGTGACCAACAACCAGAAATTTTAGAAGCAGGAGAAGAAGAAGAAAACGACACTCTAGACACCGCCACCGCCACCAGTTTAACCGCAGACAGCCTCGGTAGCCTCAAACAAACCAACGCCATTGGCAATAATCCCAATTTAGAAGAAGCAGGATTAGATGTAGATATCTTCCAAGTAGAACTAGATACTAATACCCGTCTCACCGCCGAGATTAACACCGAAAACTTCAACAGTGAGTTTGACTCCCTCCTCCGTGTCTTCAACAGTGAAGGAGAACAACTCGACTTTAATGATGATGAAAGCAGCGACAGTTTAGACTCCCAATTAGAATTTATCCCCACCGTAGCCGGAACCTATTATGTGGGAGTCAGTGGCTTAGGGAATGAAAACTATAACCCCAAGACAGTCAGTAGCGGTAACGCTGGCAGAATCGGAGATTATGAAATTGAACTTCGCCTCAATGAAGTCACTCCCCAAGAAAATCCCACCAACGAAACCCCTGAAACAGCAAGCCAAGTCAACTTAACCAATAACCGCTTTAGCACCAATGGTGTAATCGGTGACAATACTAATGTTGAGGTCGATCGAGACTTCTACGAAATTGACTTAGAACAAGGAAGCATCCTCAATATAAGAGTGAACGGAGACAACCTCGAAAGTTTCGTCCGTCTCTTCAACAGTAAGGATGAAGAAATTCCCCTCGAATATGAAGCGGGAGACTTCCCTCACCCCAGCCTCAACTTAACCATTCCCGAAGACGACACCTACTTCCTACAAATCAGCGCCTTCGATAACAATGAAGACGGTATCCCAGACGATAGCATCGGAGACTATCGCCTCAACCTAGCCGTCGCACCCCCTCCCCTTGCCGCCCAACCCCCCGTCGAAGAAATCCGACCCACCGCCAACAACGATCGCTTTCGGGCTGCCTCCCAGCGCACTGCTATCTTTAATGTTTTGGGAAATGACAGCGCCAACGATGACCAAGGCTTTCTCGAAATTACTGACTTCACCGCAACCACCGAAAAAGGCGGAACTGTTGAACTCGATAACCAGTCGCGGTTAAGATACACTCCCAACCCCGACTTTGGAGGCGTTGATACTTTCACCTACACCGTCGCCAATGAAAGTGGTGGCTTTGACCAAGGCACAGTAGAAGTCAATGTTAATCGTCCGCCAGAAGGCGCAAGTGTTCAAGTTGAGTTGGATGTGCGTTCCGTTCCTGGAAAAGAAGACCAACTCAATGACGGCTTGCAAATCGGAGAAGAGTTTATCGTTGATGTTCGTTTTCTCGATCGCGTGAACAGCGAAAATCCCTCGCAAGCGGTGCGTTCTGGGTATGCCGACCTTCGATTTAACCCGAATCAGTCGCAAGTCGTCACCGATACCGACATTGATAACGACCAAATTACCGACGGAATCATCCGTTATCCAGAATACCCAGGAGGTCGTAAAGGAACCGTCCGCAACGCAGAAGGATTAGTCGATGAAGTGGGAGGTTTTTCCATATCACAAGACCCACCAGAAGCAGAAAACCGCATTTTCAGTCTTCATTTACAAGCAATAGGAGGAGGAAACACCGCCCTCTTCGCCAGTGAAGCGGGACAACAAATCGGGTCAGCAATTACTCTGTTTGATACCTTCATCACCGACCAACGCAATCAAACTAACTTCCCAGAAATTGATATCGCCACCGTCACCAACTCCGAAACAGTGGAAAGTGCCTTCCCAGTGAACCTCGCCAACAATAATGTAATCGAACAGGGCGAAATCTCAGGAGTACAAGGGATAATCGAAGCCATGCAAGTGAACATTGACTTTCAAGACTTAGCAGGGAACTCCTTAGAAGATGTCGCTGTGGGAGAGGAGTTTAAGATTGTTCTCTCTGCGGAAGACTTACGTCCAGACGGTCAACAATTAGGAGTGTTTAGCGTCTTTGCCGATGTCTTCTATGATACGGTTTTGATTGATGTCACCGAAGCCGAATTAGTGGGAGATTTTGCCTCCCCCGTCTTAGAATTACCCACAGCAGTGGAACAGGGTTCAGGAGAAGGATTAATCGATGAATTGGGGGGAACGAAAGAGAACTTTAATCCCGTCAGAAGCGGCAGTCAAACCTTTGCCGAATTAACCGTCACCGCCAAAGCGCCTGGACAATTAGATGTGAGTACCAACGCCCCAGAGGGGAAAACCGCGAAAAATACACTGTTTGGGGTGGATGTAGAGGTGACAGAGGGGACAGTTTACAGCGAAAAACGCCTCGATATCCTCGGTGAAACAGAAGAAGGGAATCCTGATTTAGTGATTACAGAATTTGACGCAGTTGTTGATCATGTATTGGGAGGAGAAACTGAGGTCAATTTGACAGTGGAAAATCAAGGGGATGGAACGTCTCCAGGTTTCCAAGTGGAAATTCTTTACTATACCGCCGATGATCTAGGGGAATTAGAAGAAGAAGAACCAATGGTGGTGAAAACTCTGGCTTTTGAGGAGTTAACAGAAAGCAGAAGTGAAACCGCAGCAGTGTCTCTACCAGTAGAGGTAATGTTAGCAGAAGCGTTAGAAGATGATCCTTCAGTGTTTGGGGAAACCGTTCCAGATGAGGGCTTCTTTGAGTCGAATAATATCGACTATTTAGGGGTGCGCCTAGTTAATAGTGAGAGTTCTGGGGAAACTACAGAAGAGTTTACGAATAACGGTGTGGATGGAACAGAAGGGGTAAATGTGGATGATATCGCTTATTTCCCCTGGGATGTGGTTAATAATAACGGTGATGGCGTGATAGCTGGAGAAGAAGATGATTTAATCAGTGATAGACAAGTGACTCCTGTCGATGCTAATTTTGTGTTTGAGAACATTGGTGAGGTGATTACCGATGAGGTGGTTGAGTCTCAGCAAGTGGGAACAGAAGGCTTAGATTTAAGTCGCATTGATTTAGATTTAGATGGGGCGATTTCTCCCGTAGATGCGGTGCGTGTGGGGAATCGAGTAAACTATCAGTTAAATTCTGCGATTAATGATGATGTTGTGGGTTAA
- the purB gene encoding adenylosuccinate lyase — MIERYTLPAMGELWTNEAKLKTWLDVELAVCEAQAELGNIPETALTEIKEKANFDPQRVLEIEKEVRHDVIAFLTNVNEYVGEAGRYIHLGLTSSDVLDTGLALQLVASLNLILEELEALAQAIRYQAQQHRYTVMVGRSHGIHAEPITFGFKLAGWLAEIFRHRDRAIHLRNEIGVGKISGAVGTYANIDPRVESLACEKLGLQPDTASTQVVSRDRHAQFLQQLALLTASLERFAVEIRNLQRTDVLEVEEYFSKGQKGSSAMPHKRNPIRSERLTGLARVVRGNAMTALENVALWHERDISHSSAERVILPDSCILTHFMLHETTDLIKNLLVYPENMQRNMNIYGGVIFSQRVLLTLVEKGMSREEAYQIVQRCAHQAWNQADGDFYKLVTEDSTIKNTLSSSEIDSCFDPQHHLDNLNTIYQRLGI; from the coding sequence ATGATCGAACGTTATACATTACCCGCAATGGGGGAACTCTGGACAAATGAAGCCAAACTTAAAACTTGGTTAGATGTTGAGTTAGCAGTTTGTGAAGCGCAAGCAGAATTAGGGAATATTCCAGAGACGGCGTTAACAGAAATTAAAGAGAAGGCGAATTTTGACCCCCAACGGGTGTTAGAAATTGAGAAGGAAGTGCGCCATGATGTGATTGCTTTCCTCACCAATGTTAACGAATATGTGGGAGAAGCGGGGCGTTATATTCATTTAGGACTAACCAGTTCCGATGTTTTAGACACGGGATTAGCACTGCAATTAGTCGCTAGTCTAAACTTGATTTTAGAAGAGTTGGAAGCTCTGGCGCAAGCGATTCGTTATCAAGCACAACAACATCGTTATACGGTGATGGTGGGACGCTCTCACGGGATTCATGCTGAACCGATCACCTTTGGATTTAAATTAGCGGGATGGTTGGCTGAGATATTTCGTCACCGCGATCGAGCGATTCATCTCCGTAATGAGATCGGCGTTGGTAAAATTTCGGGTGCGGTGGGAACGTATGCAAATATTGATCCCAGAGTAGAGTCTCTGGCTTGCGAAAAGTTAGGATTACAACCCGATACCGCTTCGACGCAGGTGGTATCCCGCGATCGACACGCACAATTTTTGCAACAACTGGCACTATTGACCGCCTCTTTAGAAAGATTTGCAGTAGAAATCCGTAATTTACAACGGACAGATGTTTTAGAAGTCGAGGAATATTTCTCAAAAGGACAAAAAGGTTCTTCCGCAATGCCTCACAAACGAAACCCGATTCGATCGGAGCGATTAACAGGATTAGCGCGAGTGGTACGCGGCAACGCCATGACCGCTTTAGAAAACGTGGCTCTCTGGCACGAACGAGACATTTCCCACAGTTCCGCCGAACGAGTCATTCTTCCCGATAGCTGCATCTTAACGCATTTCATGCTCCATGAAACCACCGATTTAATCAAAAATCTTTTGGTTTACCCTGAAAATATGCAACGGAACATGAATATTTATGGGGGCGTTATTTTCAGTCAACGGGTGTTATTAACCTTAGTAGAAAAGGGAATGAGTCGAGAAGAAGCCTATCAAATCGTCCAACGTTGCGCCCATCAAGCCTGGAATCAAGCGGATGGGGATTTTTACAAGCTGGTTACTGAAGATTCTACAATTAAAAACACTCTGTCTTCCAGTGAGATTGACAGTTGTTTCGATCCACAACATCACCTTGACAACCTAAACACCATTTACCAACGTTTAGGAATTTAA
- the hisIE gene encoding bifunctional phosphoribosyl-AMP cyclohydrolase/phosphoribosyl-ATP diphosphatase HisIE, which yields MTDFSSAIPIDRICYNEQGLVPAIVQDYLDGTVLMMAWMSSESLQKTLETGETWFWSRSRQELWHKGETSGHLQKVKAVRYDCDSDALLITVEQLGDIACHTGERSCFHQVEGTKTPPPADTLSGLYEVICDRRDRPQVESYTCKLIAGGDNKILKKIGEEAAEVVMACKDDDPSDIASEVADLFYHTLVALAYHNADVKEVYKKLQERKR from the coding sequence ATGACTGATTTCTCTTCAGCGATTCCCATTGATCGAATTTGCTATAACGAACAAGGATTAGTTCCCGCGATCGTTCAAGATTATCTTGATGGTACAGTTTTAATGATGGCGTGGATGAGTTCGGAATCCTTACAGAAAACCCTTGAAACAGGGGAAACTTGGTTTTGGAGTCGATCGCGCCAAGAGTTATGGCACAAAGGCGAAACCTCTGGACACTTACAAAAAGTGAAAGCGGTACGCTACGACTGTGATAGTGATGCGCTATTAATTACAGTGGAACAACTTGGGGACATTGCTTGTCACACAGGAGAACGATCGTGCTTTCATCAGGTAGAAGGAACAAAAACCCCACCCCCAGCAGATACCCTTTCGGGATTGTATGAGGTAATTTGCGATCGGCGCGATCGCCCACAAGTGGAATCCTACACCTGTAAACTAATCGCTGGTGGCGATAACAAAATTCTCAAAAAAATTGGCGAAGAAGCCGCCGAAGTGGTGATGGCTTGTAAAGATGATGATCCCAGCGATATTGCCTCAGAAGTCGCCGATTTATTTTATCACACCTTAGTTGCCTTAGCATATCATAACGCAGATGTCAAGGAAGTTTACAAAAAATTACAAGAGCGCAAACGTTAA